The following coding sequences lie in one Cronobacter universalis NCTC 9529 genomic window:
- a CDS encoding TetR/AcrR family transcriptional regulator — protein MKTTAAPLSPRKAPIQRRSVATVEALHTATIQVLVTEGLSRCTTTRVASRAGMSVGSLYQYYPNRDALLSGVLELHLTKIADALEAACISVRGKPVGEMACAMVQAFLSLKLANPDESKALYGVAAERDGARLMGVMYQRMVNDIAQTLVTAPDKTFPDPVFTAHMALGVITGPTKSFLEGFIPHDYTGQFQTHLSRLLGDYLKG, from the coding sequence ATGAAGACGACCGCAGCACCGCTCAGCCCGCGTAAAGCCCCGATCCAGCGCCGTTCCGTGGCGACGGTGGAGGCGCTTCATACGGCGACCATTCAGGTTTTAGTGACCGAAGGACTCAGCCGCTGTACCACCACACGCGTCGCCAGCCGCGCCGGAATGTCGGTCGGGAGTCTTTATCAGTATTACCCTAATCGCGACGCGCTGCTTTCCGGCGTGCTGGAATTACACTTAACCAAAATCGCCGACGCGCTCGAAGCCGCGTGTATTTCCGTGCGCGGCAAACCCGTCGGGGAAATGGCCTGTGCGATGGTGCAGGCTTTTCTGAGCCTGAAATTAGCCAATCCTGATGAATCAAAAGCGCTGTATGGCGTGGCGGCAGAGCGCGACGGCGCGCGCCTGATGGGCGTGATGTACCAGCGAATGGTGAATGATATAGCGCAAACGCTTGTTACCGCGCCGGATAAAACCTTTCCCGACCCGGTATTCACCGCCCATATGGCGCTGGGCGTCATTACCGGGCCGACGAAATCGTTTCTCGAAGGGTTTATTCCGCACGACTATACCGGGCAATTCCAGACGCATTTATCCCGGCTGTTGGGGGATTATTTGAAAGGATGA
- a CDS encoding aldo/keto reductase family oxidoreductase, translating into MNNIEKSGTYKLGSREVRRFGYGAMQLAGPGVFGPPKDKNAALSVLRAAVEAGVNHIDTSDFYGPHITNQLICEALYPYRDDLTIVTKVGATRGNDASWNPAYSADELTQAVHDNLRNLKLDALDVVNFRVMFDVHGPAEGSIEAPLIALVKLKEQGLIKHIGLSNVTQKQVAQARQITPISCVQNMYNIVHRDDEALIDELAAAGIAYVPFFPLGGFSPLQSSTLETIATQLSATPMQVALAWLLNRSENILLIPGTSSVAHFHENSKATELTLSQETLDALNKLAA; encoded by the coding sequence ATGAACAATATTGAAAAAAGCGGTACGTATAAACTCGGCAGCCGTGAAGTCAGACGGTTTGGATATGGCGCGATGCAGCTCGCAGGCCCCGGCGTATTTGGACCGCCGAAAGATAAAAACGCGGCCCTCAGCGTATTACGCGCGGCCGTTGAGGCGGGCGTTAATCATATTGATACCAGCGATTTTTACGGGCCGCACATTACGAATCAACTGATTTGCGAAGCGTTATATCCCTACCGCGACGACCTGACGATTGTGACTAAAGTCGGCGCGACACGTGGCAATGATGCCTCGTGGAACCCGGCATATTCGGCTGACGAATTAACCCAGGCCGTGCACGATAATTTGCGCAACCTGAAGCTCGACGCGCTGGATGTCGTCAATTTTCGCGTGATGTTTGATGTCCACGGCCCGGCGGAAGGATCTATCGAAGCGCCGCTCATAGCGCTGGTGAAATTAAAAGAACAAGGGCTGATTAAACATATCGGCTTAAGTAACGTCACGCAGAAACAGGTTGCGCAAGCGCGGCAGATAACGCCAATAAGCTGCGTGCAAAATATGTATAACATCGTTCACCGTGACGATGAGGCGTTAATTGATGAACTGGCCGCCGCCGGGATTGCCTATGTACCGTTTTTCCCGTTAGGCGGATTCTCACCGTTACAGTCTTCAACGCTTGAGACTATCGCAACGCAATTATCAGCAACGCCGATGCAGGTGGCGCTCGCCTGGCTGTTAAACCGCTCCGAGAATATTTTATTAATTCCGGGTACGTCGTCAGTCGCGCATTTCCATGAAAACAGCAAGGCCACGGAATTAACGCTCTCTCAGGAAACCCTCGACGCGTTAAATAAACTGGCCGCGTAA
- a CDS encoding nucleotidyltransferase family protein has protein sequence MPEAQPVIIILAAGKGERFRAGGGTTHKLEALLAGKPVLQHVLAAARASGLPWHLVRPEGGTDGMGESIALGVKATPDAAGWLILPGDLPLITAASLQRVAQALNEKPVVVPYYQQRHGHPVGFRREYFDALVALSGDEGAKSIVQAARARADVLTLALNDAGIVQDIDVPADLAAAEHDKK, from the coding sequence ATGCCCGAAGCACAGCCGGTCATCATTATTCTCGCCGCCGGAAAGGGCGAGCGCTTTCGCGCGGGCGGCGGAACGACGCACAAGCTGGAGGCGCTGCTGGCGGGCAAGCCGGTGCTGCAACACGTACTGGCGGCGGCGCGGGCGTCTGGCCTGCCGTGGCATCTGGTCAGGCCGGAAGGGGGCACTGACGGCATGGGCGAGTCCATCGCGCTTGGTGTGAAAGCCACACCAGACGCCGCAGGCTGGCTGATCCTGCCGGGCGATCTGCCGCTCATAACGGCCGCGTCGCTGCAACGGGTGGCGCAGGCGCTGAATGAAAAGCCCGTGGTGGTGCCGTACTACCAGCAGCGTCATGGTCACCCGGTCGGCTTCCGGCGTGAGTATTTCGACGCGCTTGTCGCGCTTTCTGGCGATGAGGGCGCAAAATCGATTGTGCAGGCGGCAAGGGCGCGCGCAGACGTATTAACGCTTGCGCTAAACGACGCAGGCATCGTGCAGGACATTGACGTGCCGGCGGATTTAGCGGCGGCTGAACACGATAAAAAATAG
- a CDS encoding XdhC family protein, which produces MLQQPLLTEQARPEAAFLTDDSTAILRFAAQALRAGMAVALVTLVEIRGGSSRALGAQMAVRDDGAYCGFVSGGCVEAAAAFEALEAIACGKDRLVKYGEGSPYFDIVLPCGGGITLAIHPLREATPLLAVLNALSQRKAAGLRYHPSTQTLQSVLPVQKTGWRDDVFDVRYTPCTQVIIFGRSVEAEATATIARAAGYDVLVNDGINPQTACAQIDADTAVIVLFHDLDRELPVLDAALSDASFYIGALGSQRTHAARTAALRERGFSERDIARIKAPIGIFPKARDAQSLALSILADVAAARLNHEAAG; this is translated from the coding sequence GTGCTGCAACAACCCCTGCTGACAGAACAGGCGCGGCCTGAGGCGGCGTTTCTGACCGACGACAGCACCGCGATTTTGCGCTTTGCGGCGCAGGCGCTGCGCGCCGGCATGGCCGTGGCGCTGGTGACGCTGGTGGAGATCCGCGGCGGCTCGTCACGCGCGCTCGGCGCGCAGATGGCCGTGCGCGACGACGGCGCGTATTGCGGCTTTGTCTCCGGCGGCTGCGTGGAGGCCGCCGCCGCATTCGAGGCGCTGGAGGCGATCGCCTGCGGTAAAGATCGCCTGGTGAAATATGGCGAAGGCTCGCCCTATTTCGATATTGTGCTGCCGTGCGGCGGCGGCATTACGCTCGCGATTCACCCGCTACGTGAGGCGACGCCGCTGCTGGCGGTGCTGAACGCCCTTTCACAGCGCAAAGCGGCAGGGCTGCGTTATCACCCTTCCACGCAGACGCTGCAAAGCGTGCTCCCGGTACAAAAGACCGGCTGGCGCGACGACGTCTTTGACGTGCGCTACACGCCCTGCACGCAGGTCATTATTTTCGGCCGCTCCGTGGAGGCCGAGGCCACCGCCACTATCGCGCGGGCGGCAGGTTACGACGTGCTGGTGAATGACGGCATCAATCCGCAGACTGCCTGTGCGCAGATTGACGCCGATACCGCCGTGATCGTGCTTTTTCACGATCTTGATCGCGAACTGCCGGTGCTTGACGCGGCACTTTCTGACGCGTCGTTTTACATCGGCGCGCTCGGCAGCCAGCGCACCCATGCCGCACGCACCGCGGCGCTGCGCGAGCGGGGCTTTAGCGAGCGGGATATCGCCCGCATTAAAGCGCCGATCGGGATCTTCCCGAAAGCCCGCGACGCGCAGTCGCTGGCGCTGTCGATTCTTGCTGATGTTGCGGCGGCGCGACTCAACCATGAGGCCGCAGGCTGA
- the paoC gene encoding aldehyde oxidoreductase molybdenum-binding subunit PaoC: MKFEKPATENPIDQQKVVGRPRDRIDGPLKTSGQATYAYEWHDEAPNAAYGHVVGSAIAKGRIVAMDIQAAQQAPGVLAVVTAENAALPGKGDMNAATLLGGPEIEHYHQAIALVVAETFEQARAAAGLITVEYEEAPGHYDLAKQKPSVTTPPEDTPDKTVGDFNSAFESAAVQLDATYTTPDQSHMAMEPHASMAAWEGDKLTLWTSSQMINWWRGDLAKTLGIPLENIRVRSPFIGGGFGSKLFLRSDAVLAALGARATQRPVKVMLPRPFIPNNTTHRPATIQRVRIGAHNDGRITAIAHESWSGNLPGGPTETATNQTELLYAGANRHTGLRLAELDLPEGNSMRAPGEAPGMMVLEIAMDEMAEKLGIDPVEFRIINDTQVDPAHPERFFSRRQLVECLRTGAAHFGWHQRNPQPAQVREGDWLIGLGMAAGFRNNLVTRSGARVHLDAQGHITVETDMTDIGTGSYTIIAQTAAEMMGVPLERVTVRLGDSDYPISSGSGGQWGANSSTAGVYAACVKLREAVANKLGFDPNRAEFFDGNVQGDGRIAALADAAADGMLTVEDTMEYGDLDKQFQQSTFAGHFVEVAVEANTGEVRVRRMLAVCAAGRILNPKTARSQVIGAMTMGLGGALMEELFVDTRRGFFVNHDMALYEVPVHADIPTQEVIFLEDTDPVSSPMKAKGVGELGLCGVSAAIANAIYNATGVRVRDYPLTLDKLLEGLPEIA, from the coding sequence ATGAAATTTGAAAAACCGGCAACAGAGAACCCGATCGACCAGCAGAAAGTGGTCGGACGGCCGCGCGATCGTATCGACGGCCCGCTAAAAACCTCAGGCCAGGCCACTTACGCCTATGAGTGGCACGATGAAGCGCCGAACGCCGCCTATGGCCATGTGGTGGGATCGGCCATCGCCAAAGGGCGCATCGTCGCGATGGATATCCAGGCGGCGCAACAGGCGCCCGGCGTGCTGGCCGTGGTGACGGCGGAGAACGCCGCCCTGCCGGGTAAGGGCGACATGAACGCGGCAACACTGCTGGGCGGCCCGGAAATCGAGCATTATCACCAGGCTATCGCGCTGGTGGTGGCGGAAACGTTCGAACAGGCTCGCGCGGCCGCCGGGCTGATTACGGTGGAGTATGAAGAAGCGCCGGGTCATTACGATCTGGCAAAGCAAAAACCGTCGGTGACCACGCCGCCGGAGGATACGCCCGATAAAACTGTTGGCGATTTTAATAGCGCTTTTGAAAGCGCCGCCGTGCAGCTCGATGCCACGTACACCACGCCCGATCAAAGCCATATGGCGATGGAACCGCACGCGTCCATGGCCGCGTGGGAGGGCGATAAACTCACGCTCTGGACGTCGAGCCAGATGATTAACTGGTGGCGCGGCGATCTCGCCAAAACGCTCGGTATTCCCCTTGAAAATATCCGCGTGCGTTCGCCGTTTATCGGCGGCGGCTTTGGCAGCAAACTCTTTTTGCGCAGCGACGCGGTGCTGGCGGCGCTCGGCGCACGCGCAACGCAACGCCCTGTGAAAGTGATGCTGCCGCGCCCCTTTATTCCCAATAACACCACGCACCGCCCGGCCACGATCCAGCGGGTGCGCATCGGCGCGCACAATGACGGGCGCATCACGGCCATCGCCCATGAAAGCTGGTCCGGCAACCTGCCGGGCGGCCCGACGGAGACGGCGACCAACCAGACGGAGCTGCTCTACGCGGGCGCGAACCGTCACACCGGACTGCGTCTGGCGGAGCTGGATCTGCCCGAGGGCAACTCCATGCGCGCGCCTGGCGAAGCGCCGGGCATGATGGTGCTGGAGATCGCGATGGATGAAATGGCCGAAAAACTCGGCATCGATCCCGTGGAGTTTCGCATCATCAACGACACGCAAGTTGACCCGGCGCACCCGGAGCGCTTTTTCTCGCGCCGTCAGCTGGTGGAGTGTCTTCGTACCGGGGCGGCGCACTTCGGCTGGCATCAGCGCAACCCGCAACCGGCGCAGGTGCGCGAAGGCGACTGGCTGATTGGGCTCGGTATGGCGGCGGGTTTTCGTAATAACCTGGTGACCAGGTCGGGCGCGCGCGTACATCTGGACGCGCAGGGCCATATCACCGTGGAAACGGACATGACGGATATCGGCACCGGCAGCTATACCATCATCGCGCAAACCGCCGCCGAAATGATGGGCGTGCCGCTGGAGCGCGTGACCGTGCGGCTGGGCGATTCCGATTACCCCATCTCTTCCGGCTCGGGCGGGCAGTGGGGCGCGAACAGCTCCACGGCGGGCGTGTACGCGGCGTGCGTCAAACTGCGCGAAGCGGTAGCCAATAAGCTCGGGTTTGACCCGAACCGCGCCGAATTCTTCGATGGCAATGTGCAGGGCGACGGGCGCATCGCGGCGCTCGCCGATGCCGCCGCTGACGGCATGCTGACGGTTGAAGACACCATGGAATATGGCGATCTCGATAAACAGTTCCAGCAGTCGACCTTCGCCGGGCATTTTGTGGAGGTGGCCGTCGAGGCGAACACAGGCGAAGTGCGCGTGCGCCGGATGCTGGCGGTCTGCGCCGCCGGGCGCATTCTCAACCCGAAAACCGCGCGCAGCCAGGTCATCGGCGCGATGACGATGGGGCTTGGCGGGGCGCTGATGGAAGAACTGTTCGTCGATACGCGGCGCGGCTTTTTCGTTAATCACGACATGGCGCTCTATGAGGTGCCGGTTCACGCCGATATCCCGACGCAGGAGGTGATTTTCCTGGAAGACACCGACCCGGTGTCGTCGCCGATGAAAGCCAAAGGCGTGGGCGAGCTCGGCCTGTGCGGCGTCAGCGCCGCCATCGCGAACGCGATTTACAACGCCACCGGCGTGCGCGTGCGCGACTACCCCCTCACGCTGGATAAGCTGCTGGAAGGGCTGCCAGAGATTGCATAA
- a CDS encoding FAD binding domain-containing protein, which produces MKAFTYERAATPAEAAASAQRTPGAKFIAGGTNLLDLMKLEIETPVHLIDVNDLALDTIEPTEEGGLRIGALVRNTDLAADERVRRDYAVLSRALLAGASGQLRNRATTAGNLLQRTRCPYFYDTNQPCNKRKPGSGCAAMQGYSRQLAVVGASDACIATHPSDMAVAMRLLDAVVETINPNGQARRIPVAEFYRAPGDTPHLETALEPGEFITAVTLPPPAGGTHIYRKVRDRASYAFALVSVAAIVQPDGTGRVAVGGVAHKPWRLDAADAQVPHGAQAVYDALFAVAQPTAENAFKLVLAKRTIASVLTQARAG; this is translated from the coding sequence ATGAAAGCTTTCACTTACGAACGCGCCGCGACGCCCGCAGAGGCGGCGGCCAGCGCGCAGCGCACGCCGGGCGCAAAATTCATCGCGGGCGGCACCAACCTGCTCGATCTGATGAAACTGGAGATAGAAACGCCGGTGCATCTGATTGACGTCAACGATCTCGCGCTGGATACGATTGAGCCCACGGAAGAGGGCGGGCTGCGGATCGGCGCGCTGGTGCGCAACACCGATCTGGCGGCAGATGAACGCGTGCGCCGCGACTACGCCGTGCTTTCGCGCGCGCTGCTGGCCGGGGCGTCCGGGCAGTTACGCAACCGGGCGACGACCGCCGGGAATCTCTTGCAGCGCACCCGCTGCCCCTATTTCTACGACACCAACCAGCCATGCAATAAACGTAAGCCCGGCAGCGGCTGCGCCGCCATGCAGGGATACAGCCGCCAGTTAGCCGTGGTGGGCGCGAGCGACGCCTGTATCGCCACGCACCCGAGCGATATGGCGGTCGCCATGCGCCTGCTGGACGCGGTGGTGGAAACCATCAACCCGAACGGCCAGGCGCGCCGCATTCCGGTCGCGGAATTTTACCGAGCGCCTGGCGATACGCCGCATCTGGAAACGGCGCTTGAGCCTGGCGAATTCATCACGGCCGTCACCCTGCCGCCGCCCGCGGGCGGAACGCACATTTACCGCAAAGTGCGCGACCGCGCCTCTTACGCGTTCGCGCTGGTGTCGGTGGCCGCGATTGTGCAGCCGGACGGCACCGGACGCGTGGCGGTGGGCGGCGTGGCGCATAAACCCTGGCGGCTTGATGCCGCGGATGCGCAGGTGCCGCACGGCGCGCAGGCGGTGTATGACGCGCTGTTCGCCGTCGCGCAGCCGACCGCGGAAAACGCATTCAAGCTGGTGCTGGCGAAACGCACCATCGCCTCGGTACTGACGCAAGCGAGGGCAGGCTGA
- the paoA gene encoding aldehyde dehydrogenase iron-sulfur subunit PaoA: MSNHGDETHHGHLREAGGPPPQYVPLRLTVNGETRQLEVDTRTTLLDALREHLALTGTKKGCDHGQCGACTVIIDGRRVNSCLTLAVMHQDADVTTIEGLGTPENLHPMQAAFVEHDGFQCGYCTPGQICSSVAMLKEIEAGIPSHVTHDLVSPPEMTADEIRERMSGNICRCGAYANILAAIEDVAGSGAS, translated from the coding sequence ATGAGCAACCACGGCGATGAAACACACCACGGGCATCTGCGCGAGGCAGGCGGCCCGCCGCCGCAATATGTCCCGCTGAGGCTGACGGTGAATGGCGAAACCCGGCAGCTGGAGGTCGACACCCGCACCACGCTGCTGGACGCGCTGCGCGAACATCTGGCGCTGACGGGCACTAAGAAAGGCTGCGATCACGGCCAGTGCGGCGCGTGTACGGTCATCATCGACGGACGGCGCGTGAACTCGTGCCTGACGCTGGCGGTGATGCACCAGGATGCCGACGTCACCACCATTGAGGGGCTGGGAACGCCGGAGAACCTGCACCCGATGCAGGCGGCGTTTGTGGAGCATGACGGCTTTCAGTGCGGCTACTGCACGCCGGGGCAGATCTGCTCCTCGGTCGCGATGCTCAAGGAAATCGAAGCGGGCATTCCAAGCCATGTGACGCATGATTTAGTCTCCCCCCCGGAAATGACCGCCGATGAAATTCGTGAGCGCATGAGCGGCAATATCTGCCGCTGCGGCGCGTACGCCAATATTCTTGCCGCGATCGAAGATGTCGCCGGGAGTGGCGCCTCATGA
- a CDS encoding glycosyltransferase family 2 protein yields MISICMIVKNEAKHLADTLASVAAHFDDIVIVDTGSQDDTRAVAQRFTDKVYDFAWVDDFAAARNASLEYARHEWVLVIDADESITAVDIPALQALIHAHPEGVGRVERINYIDEGDGVTTLRERVSRLFPKARYHYQGVIHEQVTPREGHAPGDMFPVPVTLDHVGYKNAVLQETDKITRNIRLLERALQTQPDDPYLWFQLGKSHFLKRGYGQASEAFRKALSYEPNVALEYVEELVETLGYALINQGDYAAAMSILDYERWYTSADFMFLKALILMNNGQLQAAVDTFLHCTRMPQSSKAGVTSFKAWYNIGVILEISGMTADAQACYTQCGDYPPAQAGLTRLNA; encoded by the coding sequence ATGATTTCCATCTGCATGATCGTGAAAAACGAGGCAAAGCATCTTGCCGATACGCTCGCCTCCGTCGCCGCGCATTTCGACGATATTGTGATTGTCGATACCGGCTCGCAGGACGACACCAGAGCCGTCGCGCAACGCTTTACCGACAAGGTGTATGACTTCGCGTGGGTGGACGATTTCGCGGCGGCGCGCAACGCCTCGCTGGAGTACGCTCGTCACGAATGGGTGCTGGTTATTGATGCCGATGAATCCATAACGGCGGTAGATATTCCGGCGCTACAGGCGCTTATCCATGCGCACCCGGAGGGCGTCGGGCGCGTGGAGCGGATTAACTATATTGACGAAGGCGACGGCGTAACCACCCTGCGCGAGCGCGTGTCGCGCCTGTTTCCGAAGGCGCGTTATCATTACCAGGGCGTGATCCATGAGCAGGTGACGCCGCGTGAGGGCCACGCGCCTGGCGACATGTTCCCGGTTCCCGTGACGCTCGATCACGTCGGCTACAAAAACGCGGTGTTGCAGGAGACGGATAAAATTACCCGCAATATCCGCCTGCTGGAACGGGCGTTGCAGACGCAGCCGGACGATCCGTATCTCTGGTTTCAGCTTGGCAAAAGCCATTTTCTCAAACGCGGCTACGGACAAGCGTCAGAGGCGTTTCGCAAAGCGCTGAGTTATGAACCGAACGTGGCGCTGGAGTATGTCGAAGAGCTGGTCGAAACGCTGGGCTATGCGCTGATCAATCAGGGCGATTACGCGGCGGCCATGAGCATTCTTGATTACGAACGCTGGTATACCTCCGCCGATTTCATGTTTCTTAAGGCGCTGATTTTGATGAACAACGGCCAGCTACAGGCGGCGGTAGACACCTTCTTACACTGCACCCGCATGCCGCAGAGCAGCAAAGCGGGCGTGACCAGCTTTAAGGCCTGGTACAACATCGGGGTGATCCTGGAAATCTCGGGCATGACGGCGGATGCGCAGGCCTGTTATACGCAGTGCGGCGACTACCCACCCGCGCAGGCAGGCCTGACTCGGCTGAACGCCTGA
- a CDS encoding LysR family transcriptional regulator, translated as MKRNLNDLFSFVTVAREGSFTRAAAQLGVTQSALSQAIAGLENRLKLRLLTRTTRSISLTAAGERLLEAIGNRFDEIEAELDMLSALRDKPAGKVRITCDPHVLHALLLPKLTPILRDYPDIQMEFDANHGFRNIVADRFDAGVRLGGTIDKDMIAVPISPPMRMAAAASPDYFAAHPVPETPHDLVAHNCINLRMTSGGGLYVWEFDGQDGPVNVRVEGQLIFNTAAHIVHAALDGLGIAFLPEGEFDDRFKDGSLVRVLESWCAPFPGYYLYYPSRKQPSPAFSLVVEALKMTGSRKR; from the coding sequence ATGAAACGTAACCTGAACGATCTGTTTTCTTTTGTGACCGTTGCGCGCGAGGGCAGTTTTACCCGCGCTGCGGCGCAGCTTGGCGTGACGCAGTCGGCGCTAAGCCAGGCGATTGCCGGGCTGGAAAACCGGCTAAAGCTGCGCCTGCTGACGCGCACGACGCGCAGCATTTCGCTCACGGCCGCAGGCGAGCGTCTGCTGGAGGCGATCGGCAACCGTTTTGATGAAATCGAAGCAGAACTCGACATGCTGAGCGCACTGCGTGATAAGCCTGCGGGTAAGGTGCGTATTACCTGCGATCCGCACGTTCTGCATGCGCTCTTACTACCAAAACTGACGCCGATCTTACGCGATTACCCGGATATTCAGATGGAATTTGATGCCAACCATGGGTTTCGCAATATCGTCGCGGATCGCTTTGATGCAGGCGTGCGGCTTGGCGGTACGATCGATAAAGACATGATTGCCGTACCGATCAGCCCGCCGATGCGGATGGCTGCCGCCGCTTCGCCGGATTACTTCGCGGCGCATCCGGTGCCGGAAACGCCGCACGATTTGGTGGCTCACAACTGCATTAATCTGCGTATGACCAGCGGAGGCGGGCTGTATGTCTGGGAATTTGATGGGCAGGATGGGCCGGTGAATGTGCGGGTTGAGGGCCAGCTTATTTTCAATACGGCGGCGCATATCGTTCACGCCGCGCTGGACGGACTCGGCATCGCGTTCCTGCCAGAAGGGGAATTTGACGATCGCTTTAAAGACGGAAGCCTGGTGCGCGTGCTGGAATCATGGTGCGCGCCATTTCCTGGCTATTACCTCTATTATCCCAGCAGAAAACAGCCATCTCCTGCCTTTTCGCTGGTGGTCGAAGCCCTGAAAATGACCGGCAGCCGGAAAAGGTAA
- a CDS encoding MFS transporter: protein MPHFCGACAGVRAMQRVGPPSITLQGLLKMTTTTHDDTHPRAYWSGVLAMTLCAFALVASEFMPVSLLTPVSQDLGISEGLAGQGIAISGALAVLTSLFLSQLAGTLNRKTLLLGLTLLMALSGVIIALAPDYLAYMAGRALIGVAIGGFWSLSTATAIRLVPRQQVPRALAIFNGGNALATVIAAPLGSWLGAVIGWRGAFFCLAPIALFAFIWQWRSLPAMPAQGHNGRAGGALRQPLVIAGMAASGIFFMGQFALFTYVRPFLETVTRVSVPTLSLILLGIGTAGFTGTLLISGALRSGFYRTLIAIPFLMAAIAVALTVVGHSVSLVAALLCGWGLIATAAPVGWWTWVARTLPDNAEAGGGLMVAVVQLSIALGSTLGGFAFDHSGWRSTFFLSAGLLLLAALLATITSKQDPHSDI, encoded by the coding sequence GTGCCGCATTTTTGCGGCGCCTGTGCTGGCGTGCGCGCTATGCAGCGCGTCGGACCACCCTCTATCACGCTACAGGGCCTGTTGAAGATGACAACGACGACACATGATGACACCCACCCGCGCGCATACTGGAGCGGCGTGCTGGCAATGACGCTCTGCGCCTTTGCGCTGGTAGCCTCGGAATTTATGCCGGTGAGCCTGTTGACGCCGGTATCACAGGATTTAGGCATCAGCGAAGGACTGGCGGGCCAGGGCATCGCGATTTCCGGCGCGCTGGCGGTACTGACCAGCCTGTTTCTGTCACAGCTCGCAGGCACTCTCAATCGCAAGACCTTGCTGCTGGGACTGACGCTGCTGATGGCGCTGTCCGGCGTCATCATCGCGCTCGCGCCCGATTACCTCGCTTATATGGCGGGCCGCGCGCTGATTGGCGTGGCGATCGGCGGGTTCTGGTCGCTCAGCACGGCAACGGCGATTCGGCTGGTGCCGCGTCAGCAGGTGCCACGCGCGCTGGCGATTTTCAACGGCGGCAATGCGCTGGCCACGGTTATCGCCGCCCCGCTCGGCAGCTGGCTCGGCGCGGTGATCGGCTGGCGCGGCGCGTTCTTCTGCCTCGCACCGATCGCGCTGTTCGCCTTTATCTGGCAATGGCGAAGCCTGCCTGCGATGCCTGCGCAGGGGCACAACGGTCGCGCTGGCGGCGCGCTGCGCCAGCCGCTGGTGATCGCGGGCATGGCGGCCAGCGGGATTTTCTTCATGGGTCAGTTCGCGCTCTTTACCTATGTGCGTCCGTTTCTGGAAACCGTCACCCGCGTCAGTGTCCCTACGCTGTCGCTCATTCTGCTTGGCATTGGCACCGCCGGGTTTACCGGCACGCTGCTGATTAGTGGCGCGCTGCGCTCAGGCTTCTACCGGACGCTTATTGCCATCCCTTTTTTAATGGCGGCAATCGCCGTCGCGCTGACCGTAGTGGGCCACAGCGTATCGCTGGTCGCGGCACTGCTGTGCGGCTGGGGGCTTATCGCCACCGCCGCGCCCGTGGGCTGGTGGACATGGGTCGCCCGGACGCTGCCCGATAACGCCGAGGCGGGCGGCGGCCTGATGGTGGCAGTCGTTCAGCTTTCCATCGCGCTCGGCTCCACGCTCGGCGGGTTCGCTTTTGACCACAGCGGCTGGCGCAGCACGTTCTTTCTGAGCGCCGGGCTGTTACTGCTGGCAGCCCTGCTGGCAACCATCACGTCAAAGCAGGATCCACATTCTGACATCTGA